The Kordia sp. SMS9 DNA window TTACTGAAACTGTTGATGTATCTATACCTGCCAATGCAAATACAGGTACACACACCATGCGAGCAAAAATAAATTGGAATAATGCAGTTCCTGATGATGCCTGTGAAAATACAGCTTATGGTGAAACGGAAGATTATACCGTAAGTGTTCAAACCTTGAGTGTTGAAGAGTTTGCATTTGGGAATAACTCTGATTTGAGCATTATAGAAAAAGGAGAAAATCAATTTGAAGCTGTATTAAATACACCTTACAATGGTGATGTGTATGCAGCCATATACAACATGAACGGACAGCAATTGAAGTTTAAGAATTTATCCAAATCAGCTCCGAATTCTTATGTGGTTGCATTGGACATGTCGCAAGCTGCTTCTGGTGTATACACGTTAAAAATTGGAGGAATTAAGACAAGCTCATATATTTCCGAGAAATTTATTGTAAAATAACGTTTAAATACAACAACGAATTGTTGGCTTGTAATGGTCTACAAATAAAAAAGCTTCTCGAGAAATTGGGGAGCTTTTGTGTTTTTCTATAGTGATTCTATATTTCGACATACAGAATAAAAACACTTAGGTTCACTTCTAATTACTGCGTAAGGTGCTTTCGTTGAAAATATATTTCCAACTCACCAATGCTCAGCATAAACTTCTCGCCACAAAATTCACTTCATAAAAAAAGCTTCTCAATTTCTCAAGAAGCTTTACGTTTTATAAAAGTGGTCCCACTTGGGCTCGAACCAAGGACCCTCTGATTATGAGTCAGATGCTCTAACCAGCTGAGCTATGGGACCGTAAAAACGGGATGCAATATTACTACTTTTTTTACTTTCGAAAAAATTTATATCGCATTAAATTCGTTCCTGACACAACTCTATCAGCGTGCCATTGGTTGATTTTGGATGTAAAAAGACCACCAATTTGTTGTCAGCACCTTTTTTGGGAGTTTCATTGAGTACAACGAAACCTTCTTCTTTTAAACGTGCCACCTCAGCATGAATGTCCGTTACATCAAAGGCAATATGATGCACACCTTCGCCTTTTTTAGCGATAAATTTTGCAATGGGACTGTCGTCTCGCGTGGCTTCTAACAACTCTATTTTGCTTTCGCCTAGCTGGAAAAAAGAAGTTTTCACACCTTCACTTTCCACTGCTTCCATTTTATAATGTTCTTTGTTGAATAATTTGGCAAATAACCGATTGGAAGCGTCAATATCTTTTACGGCGATTCCGATATGTTCTATTTTATTCACGATTTTTCTTAATTTAATCGTAAAGTTATTGCAATTCGAGAGTAATGTCAACGTTTTGTAGTGTTATTATTATATTTTTGCAGATTATGAGTGATATCGAAAGTAACAGACAGAAAAAAATAGCAAGTGTACTACAAAAAGATTTGGTAGACATTTTGCAAGGTGCAGCAAGAAGTGGCGGATTGACGAACGTTATTATTTCAGTAACAAAAGTGAACGTCACTGTGGATCTTTCCGTAGCCAAAGTATATTTGAGCATTTTTCCACATAATAAATCACAAGAATTACTAAAGGGAATTCAGTCAAACGCGTCTTTAATCAAACATGATTTAGCACAGCGTGTGCGACACCAATTGCGCAAAGTACCTAGTTTAACGTTTTATGTAGACGATTCTTTAGAATACATTGAAAACATTGAAAAATCGTTAAAAGGCGACGAAAACCCAATTGAGGATCGTGATTTATTAGATAAAAGAAAAAAGACGTAATTGAAATTCGCTTTGTACATAGCCAAGCGATATTTGCTTTCTAAAAGTTCGCAAAACGCTATCAATATTATCAACATTGTTACAAGTGTCGTAGTAGTGATTGGTGCCTTGGCTTTGTTCATTGTCCTTGCTGGATTTGCAGGATTAAAAACCTTTAGCTTGTCTTTTAGTAATGATTTTGATCCTGATATTAAGATTGAAGCTGCTATAGGAAAAACTTTTCGCGTCAACGCTTCACAACGTAATGCGCTAGAAGAAATTCCCGAAATTGTATCGTTTTCACAAGTGGTAGAAGAGCGTGTGGTATTGAGTTATAAAAACAAACATCACATCGCCAATATTAAAGGTGTTGATCGCTATTTTAAGGAAGTCAATGCGGTTGACAGTATTTTATATGTTGGAAAGTGGATCGATCCAATTCAGTATCAAGAAGCAGTAATTGGTATTGGTATTTCCAATCTTTTAGGTGTCATTGCGAATGATCCTAGTAATTTGCTCGAAATTATTGTTCCAAAGCCTGGTACAAAAAGTATTACCAGTAGCTCTAAAGCTCCGTATGAGCAAGTAAAAGTGTTCACTAGCGGAATTTATCGTATCAATGAAGATTTGGATGATAAATATGTCTTTACCAATTTAGAATTAGCACAGGAATTATTGGAATTGGAAATCAATCAAGTGACACATATTGAATTTAATATTCTTCCAGAAGCTGATGAAAGCGCAGTGAAAGCACAAATTTCCACTATTTTTAATGACGAAATTAGTACCAAAAGTCGTATCGAATTAAACGACGCATTGTACAAAATGCTAAACACTGAAAACTTAGCTATTTACCTAATTTTCACTTTAGTATTAATTCTTGCCTTATTCAACGTAGTTGGTGCCATTGTCATGATGATTTTAGACAAACGCGGCAACTTAAAAACGCTTTTCAGCATGGGAACCACCGTGAAACAAATAAAGCGTATTTTCTTTTTTCAAGGCATTATTATTACCACTTTGGGAGGATTGTTAGGCATCATTCTCGGAGTTATTGTCGTGTATTTACAATTAGAATACAAACTATTTTACATTACACCAACATTGCCTTATCCAGTAGAATTACAGTTTATGAACTGCATTACTGTATTCTTCACAATTACGATTTTAGGAATACTCGCTTCATATTTAGCAAGTAGACGAATTACCAAAGGGTTTATTGCAAATTCTTGATAGGTTTTTTAGACTTGGCTTCGCCTCTTAGTAGGTTAATATCGCTTCGCTCTTAGTATTTTAGTTATGATTTTCGATTGCCTATAGAACTTGACTAATACCTAATACCCAAAAGCTAATGCCTAGATTTTAGATGCGTTACATTTTGATTAACGAAGTGTTAGCCATTATACTTTTCAATGGTGTAGATTCCTGCCTTCGCAGGAATGAAAAAAAGAATTTTATACAAACTGATGATCCCCAAATTTCTCGTAGACTTCATCCAATACTGTAAAAACACCCGCAGAATCATCCGTAGTGACTAACCGTTGGCGATATTCTTTAAAATGTGGAATTCCTTTAAAGTAATTTGTATAATGGCGTCGGGTTTCAAACACACCTAAACGTTCGCCTTTCCAATCGATAGACATTTGCAAATGACGGCGTGCGGCTTCTACACGTTCATCCATGGTTGGTTTTGCCATGTGTGTTCCCGTTTCAAAATAATGCTTTACTTCTCTGAAAAACCAAGGATAACCAATACTTGCACGACCAATCATAGCACCATCTAAGCCAAATTCGTCACGCATTAACATCGCTTTTTCAGGAGAATTTACATCGCCATTTCCAAATACAGGAATATGCATCCGCGGATTGTTTTTTACTGCGGCAATCGG harbors:
- the mce gene encoding methylmalonyl-CoA epimerase, coding for MNKIEHIGIAVKDIDASNRLFAKLFNKEHYKMEAVESEGVKTSFFQLGESKIELLEATRDDSPIAKFIAKKGEGVHHIAFDVTDIHAEVARLKEEGFVVLNETPKKGADNKLVVFLHPKSTNGTLIELCQERI
- the rbfA gene encoding 30S ribosome-binding factor RbfA, with protein sequence MESNRQKKIASVLQKDLVDILQGAARSGGLTNVIISVTKVNVTVDLSVAKVYLSIFPHNKSQELLKGIQSNASLIKHDLAQRVRHQLRKVPSLTFYVDDSLEYIENIEKSLKGDENPIEDRDLLDKRKKT
- a CDS encoding ABC transporter permease, producing the protein MKFALYIAKRYLLSKSSQNAINIINIVTSVVVVIGALALFIVLAGFAGLKTFSLSFSNDFDPDIKIEAAIGKTFRVNASQRNALEEIPEIVSFSQVVEERVVLSYKNKHHIANIKGVDRYFKEVNAVDSILYVGKWIDPIQYQEAVIGIGISNLLGVIANDPSNLLEIIVPKPGTKSITSSSKAPYEQVKVFTSGIYRINEDLDDKYVFTNLELAQELLELEINQVTHIEFNILPEADESAVKAQISTIFNDEISTKSRIELNDALYKMLNTENLAIYLIFTLVLILALFNVVGAIVMMILDKRGNLKTLFSMGTTVKQIKRIFFFQGIIITTLGGLLGIILGVIVVYLQLEYKLFYITPTLPYPVELQFMNCITVFFTITILGILASYLASRRITKGFIANS